A window from Purpureocillium takamizusanense chromosome 3, complete sequence encodes these proteins:
- a CDS encoding uncharacterized protein (EggNog:ENOG503PZFS), translated as MSRCRIGIELEFMVAFHDHESGAKRVKPKDDRWPDSSNAFVGTNDIYGNKACQKAISAVLAGIGLPTARMGDTDAMPDDPDHADRPDRVVPVRGKRELRIWNPVSASGSVKEEQFNYWFVTHEASIVSVVNERSITVPAGYRWYSTEITSPILSDQQELDGGLPTLRKALAGVQNEVKIWLNSECGLHVHISPPDAELDIVVARRLTALIFLLERPLLLRVCHSGRSNAAHARLISSDSDIAKNPVPSAGLCATYLYEVVELRRTLHGSKSRCPDEIHTFQAVCAILSAPDCKSLAERLRVPKVGGGGGGKCALALSKFGTAEFRYPEASFDVDYVSSWVNVVRRIFAIASGPDAEYAAKLCEIYELATRDVRMGWINFAKAIGLGDEASVFKKRISRYGADLKDLDQPTVLPRAN; from the coding sequence ATGTCGCGCTGTCGTATCGGCATCGAGCTTGAATTCATGGTGGCCTTCCACGACCATGAATCAGGCGCCAAGCGAGTGAAACCCAAGGATGATCGTTGGCCAGATAGCTCCAACGCCTTTGTCGGCACAAATGACATATATGGCAACAAGGCCTGCCAAAAGGCCATTtccgccgtccttgccggcaTCGGCCTGCCCACTGCCCGCATGGGTGACACGGACGCCATGCCTGACGACCCCGACCACGCCGACCGCCCCGACCGAGTCGTGCCTGTCCGCGGCAAGAGGGAATTGCGTATCTGGAATCCAGTCTCAGCTAGTGGCAGCGTCAAGGAAGAGCAGTTCAACTATTGGTTCGTAACTCATGAAGCAAGTATCGTAAGCGTCGTCAATGAACGCAGCATCACTGTCCCAGCCGGCTATCGATGGTATTCTACAGAAATCACAAGCCCAATTCTCTCTGACCAGCAAGAGCTCGACGGTGGTCTGCCCACGCTCAGAAaggcgctcgccggcgtccaAAACGAGGTCAAGATCTGGCTCAATTCGGAGTGCGGCCTTCACGTTCATATCAGCCCACCGGATGCGGAGCTGGACATTGTCGTGGCCCGGCGGTTGACTGCCCTAATATTCTTATTAGAGCGCCCATTGTTGCTCCGAGTATGCCATTCCGGTCGCTCGAACGCAGCGCACGCGCGGCTCATAAGCTCAGACTCTGACATAGCCAAGAATCCCGTCCCATCAGCCGGCCTATGCGCGACCTACCTGTACGAGGTGGTTGAGCTCCGCCGAACGCTTCACGGGTCGAAAAGCCGGTGCCCTGATGAGATCCACACCTTCCAGGCTGTATGCGCAATCCTTTCGGCGCCTGATTGTAAAAGCCTTGCAGAGAGACTGCGCGTGCCAAAggtcggcggtggtggtggcggcaaaTGCGCACTTGCCCTATCCAAGTTTGGCACCGCCGAGTTTCGTTACCCGGAGGCAAGCTTCGACGTGGACTACGTCTCCTCCTGGGTCAACGTAGTTAGGCGAATCTTCGCGATTGCATCGGGACCGGACGCCGAGTACGCCGCGAAGCTCTGCGAGATATACGAGCTGGCTACGCGAGACGTACGCATGGGCTGGATAAACTTTGCTAAGGCCATAGgactcggcgacgaggcgagtgTCTTCAAGAAGCGCATAAGCCGGTATGGTGCCGATCTGAAGGACTTGGACCAGCCCACCGTCCTTCCGCGGGCAAACTAA
- a CDS encoding uncharacterized protein (SECRETED:SignalP(1-36~SECRETED:cutsite=VAC-EC~SECRETED:prob=0.4972)~EggNog:ENOG503P1IP~COG:G) produces MTPGALGRPSVNFRLPRSVWFCFWIQLLLFANTVACECLYTENAPRAVFVALAQEYDLDPVLSSIHHLEDNFNKRYQYGWVFFSTAPLSDEFRRRTSNATGAACMYEVVQDGDLKTPGRVPDALAEAQSAG; encoded by the coding sequence ATGACACCCGGAGCACTTGGCCGACCTTCTGTCAATTTTCGGCTCCCACGCTCGGTCTGGTTTTGTTTCTGGatccagctgctgctgttcgcCAACACGGTGGCCTGCGAATGTCTTTACACTGAGAATGCTCCACGCGCCGTCTTTGTTGCATTGGCGCAGGAATACGACCTTGATCCCGTGCTGTCCTCGATTCACCATCTTGAAGACAACTTCAACAAGCGCTACCAATATGGATGGGTCTTCTTCAGCACTGCTCCCCTGAGCGATGAGTTTCGCCGACGGACATCAAATGCCACCGGCGCTGCTTGCATGTACGAGGTCGTCCAGGACGGCGACTTAAAAACCCCGGGACGTGTCCCTGACGCCTTGGCTGAAGCTCAGTCCGCTGGATAG
- the gms1 gene encoding UDP-galactose transporter Gms1 (TransMembrane:9 (o26-44i56-79o138-155i167-191o244-265i285-306o318-337i344-364o370-388i)~EggNog:ENOG503NW7T~COG:G) has product MAILQTTASRGGGGKAGGAKSLGRNISLITLTFQNSALILIMHYSRVMPPSGDHRYFTSTAVFLNEVIKLGVALTLAIYEASKTLAPSTPATILFEQIYNAVFSADGWQLAMPAAFYTLQNLLQYVAVENLDPVHFQVLYQIKILTTAIFSVFLLRRQLGLKGWVSLIILTLGVSVVSLPSSGTAVDALLLHGIPDHYFPRSKHELGQAAVPDLSISDTHLTRRSATYEGIANDLPPPDPLMNYSVGVTAAVVAAVVSGLAGVYFEKLLKESPTQASVWVRNVQLSFYSLIAAFFGGVIWQDGAGIREHGFFEGYNGVVWAAVVLQAAGGLIASLVIRDADNIVKNFATSISIVISFVVSVWAFKFTVTLPFLVGTALVLAATYLYSVPERSLHRPPPMRIASFEKPAIEKLITPASTPRTLDPPRLNLDPFDAKGLGVTSSRPSSPMLARQKSRTHLHRES; this is encoded by the exons ATGGCGATACTCCAGACCACCGCCTCGCGAGGCGGTGGGggcaaggccggcggcgccaaaaGTCTTGGGAGGAATATATCACTGATCACg CTGACGTTTCAAAATTCGGCGCTCATACTG ATCATGCACTACTCGCGCGTCATGCCGCCGTCTGGCGACCATCGCTACTTTACCTCGACGGCAGTTTTCCTCAACGAGGTCAtcaagctcggcgtcgccctgaCGCTAGCCATATACGAGGCCTCCAAGACTCTCGCACCAAGCACGCCGGCTACGATTCTCTTCGAGCAGATCTACAATGCCGTCTTCTCGGCCGACGGCTGGCAGCTCGCCATGCCGGCGGCTTTCTACACTCTGCAGAACCTGCTGCAGTACGTCGCGGTGGAGAATCTAGACCCGGTGCACTTTCAGGTCTTGTACCAGATCAAG ATCCTCACGACTGCCATCTTCAGCGTCTTCCTCCTGCGGCGCCAGCTTGGCCTTAAGGGCTGGGTCTCGCTCATCATCCTGACATTGGGAGTATCCGTCGTCTCGCTCCCATCATCTGGaacggccgtcgacgcgctcctcctTCACGGCATTCCCGACCACTACTTTCCCCGCTCCAAGCACGAGCTCGGCCAGGCCGCAGTCCCGGACCTCTCCATCTCGGACACGCACCTGACGCGGCGCTCTGCCACGTATGAGGGCATCGCCAACGACTTGCCGCCCCCGGACCCGCTCATGAACTATTCGGTCGGCGTCACCGCAGCTGTGGTTGCGGCCGTCGTAtccggcctcgcgggcgtcTACTTCGAGAAGCTCCTCAAGGAGAGCCCCACGCAGGCGAGCGTCTGGGTGCGCAATGTCCAGCTCAGTTTCTACtcgctcatcgccgcctttttcggcggcgtcatctggcaggacggcgcgggcatccGCGAGCACGGCTTCTTCGAGGGCTACAACGGCGTCGTTTGGGCCGCTGTCGTGCTAcaggccgcgggcggcctgATTGCCAGCCTCGTTATTCGAGACGCAGACAACATTGTCAAGAACTTTGCCACGAGTATCAGCATCGTCATTAGCTTCGTCGTGAGCGTCTGGGCTTTCAAGTTTACCGTTACCCTACCG TTCCTTGTCGGCACagcgctcgtcctcgccgcgacGTACCTGTACAGCGTCCCCGAGCGTAgcctccaccgcccgccgcccatgcgcATCGCCAGCTTCGAGAAGCCCGCTATCGAGAAGCTCATCACCCCCGCCTCCACTCCGCGCACGCTCGACCCCCCGCGCCTCAACCTCGACCCCTTTGATGCCAAGGGTCTCGGCGTCACATCgagcaggcccagcagccccaTGCTGGCCCGTCAGAAGAGTAGGACGCACCTCCACCGCGAATCTTGA
- the HIR1 gene encoding HIR complex subunit (BUSCO:EOG09260U6R~EggNog:ENOG503NUB8~COG:B), with amino-acid sequence MHIIKPSWLSHSGEQKDFEVYSCHVSPDGKRLATAGGDGHVRIWSTESIYNANDASYTKPRQLCHMSHHLGTIHSVRFSPNGRYLASGADDKLICVYHLDKSAPATTAAFGTNEPPPVENWKTYKRLIGHENDVQDLAWSPDSSLLISVGLDSKVVVWSGHTFEKLKSIPAHQSHVKGITFDPANKFFATASDDRTIKIFRFTPPAPNATQHDMVNNFVLEATISSPFKSSPLTTYFRRCSWSPDGNHIAAANAVNGPVSSVAIIERTRWDSEINLIGHEAPTEVCMFSPRLFHTVKPEQNGVANGHGGQLVTVIASAGQDKTLSIWNTNTSRPVVILQDLTGKSIVDIAWTPDGQSLYACSLDGGIVAVKFDEGELGWVAQTEENVKALQKYGASRKGMGIAEDVDGLMLESHSKAGESRAVESRMGALMGDFQSDTKESTPATNGTKSGTPSAKPAPAANGDGDAQKPAEEGADKTAERVKELKSRVTVGKDGKKRVAPLLVSSSGTGESSLPQTQLVGSTTHKATQNDAPQTVLDMTKPFDGLPTGGITSMLLGNKRKVALVDGEEEEEVISKRAATGPTPIVTDGPNGVEPATLTSVRSGVVPTPEFLRPAVLNPAISFAQVRLAVPKIRSHILRPLDRGILQPDTSLDDASKSPENIIMEAKNDPSPRDPSHVLVTKRGALVWQEWLPRAIILVTANKNFWAVACEDGSIHVWSPAGRRLLNPIILESQPVIFECRNHWLLCITAVGLAHVWDLKTQSAPSPPVSLGPILDIASTSLNQHSATQGPGVTSAHLNSTGHIVVTLSNGDGFYYAREMYTWQRLSEAWWAVGSQYWNSNDSSISALQSTAVGPAEGKLKRADGATVSSGIIPFLERHTTNEFLLKGRAYALQRIIKTVIQRKEAEELESTISIAHLENRVAGALQLEAKEEFRLYLFMYAKRLGAEGTRTKVEELLNSLMGGILRDKTDDKELGRGWYSKGGEICGWDRKELLKGVVLILGKFRELQRLTSQYARVLDLDLEDGTVDVDSMDVEA; translated from the exons aTGCATATAATCAAGCCATCGTGGCTGAGCCACAGCGGCGAGCAAAAGGACTTTGAGGTGTACAGCTGCCACGTCTCCCCGGATGGCAAGCGCCTGGCcacagccggcggcgacggccatgtGCGCATCTGGTCCACCGAGTCCATCTACAACGCCAACGATGCATCCTACACCAAGCCCCGTCAGCTCTGCCACATGAGCCATCACCTCGGCACCATCCACTCCGTGCGCTTCTCTCCCAATGGCCGCTAcctcgccagcggcgccgacgacaaacTCATCTGCGTCTACCATCTCGACAAGTCGGCgcctgccaccaccgccgcctttgGCACAAACGAGCCGCCCCCCGTCGAGAACTGGAAGACGTACAAGCGCCTGATTGGCCACGAGAATGATGTTCAAGACCTCGCCTGGTCTCCCGACTCGTCGCTTCTCATCtccgtcggcctcgactccAAGGTAGTCGTCTGGTCCGGACACACcttcgagaagctcaagtcGATACCCGCGCACCAGAGCCACGTCAAGGGCATCACCTTTGACCCGGCCAACAAGTTCTTTGCGACAGCAAGCGACGACCGCACCATCAAGATCTTTCGATTCACCCCGCCCGCTCCCAATGCGACGCAACACGACATGGTTAACAacttcgtcctcgaggccaccATCAGCTCGCCGTTCAAGAGCTCTCCTCTTACCACATACTTTCGACGATGCTCTTGGTCGCCCGACGGGAATCACATCGCTGCTGCGAATGCGGTCAACGGGCCTGTCAGCTCGGTCGCAATTATCGAGCGCACGCGCTGGGACAGCGAGATCAATCTGATCGGACATGAGGCTCCCACCGAGGTCTGCATGTTCTCCCCTCGTCTGTTCCATACAGTCAAGCCGGAGCAGAACGGCGTAGCCaatggccacggcggccagcttgtTACGGTCATCGCGTCTGCCGGCCAGGACAAGACGCTCAGTATATGGAACACCAACACGTCTCGTCCCGTGGTCATCCTGCAGGACCTGACGGGGAAGTCGATAGTCGATATTGCATGGACACCCGATGGTCAGTCCTTGTACGCCTGCAGCCTCGATGGGGGGATCGTGGCCGTCAAAtttgacgagggcgagctcgGCTGGGTAGCTCAGACAGAGGAAAACGTGAAGGCACTGCAAAAGTATGGCGCATCGAGGAAAGGCATGGGAATTGCCGAGGATGTGGATGGTCTCATGCTCGAGTCGCATAGCAAGGCCGGAGAGTCAAGAGCCGTCGAGTCGAGGATGGGCGCGTTGATGGGAGACTTTCAATCCGACACCAAGGAATCGACTCCGGCGACGAATGGTACCAAGTCGGGCACACCCTCAGCCAAGCCCGCACCGgctgccaacggcgacggcgacgcgcaaAAGCCGGCAGAGGAAGGCGCGGATAAGACCGCAGAGCGCGTGAAGGAGCTCAAATCGAGGGTGACGGTTGGCAAGGATGGCAAGAAGAGGGTTGCCCCGCTGCTTGTCTCTTCCTCGGGAACGGGCGAGTCATCATTACCACAAACGCAGCTGGTAGGCTCAACGACTCACAAGGCGACACAAAACGACGCGCCGCAAACAGTACTCGACATGACGAAGCCGTTCGATGGACTGCCGACGGGCGGTATTACATCTATGCTGCTTGGCAACAAGAGGAAAGTTGCCCTAgtagacggcgaggaggaggaagaagtgATATCAAagcgagcggcgacgggacCGACGCCCATCGTCACCGATGGCCCGAACGGCGTCGAACCTGCGACGCTCACGTCTGTCCGAAGCGGAGTCGTCCCGACGCCAGAGTTTTTGCGACCGGCGGTTCTCAATCCAGCTATATCCTTTGCCCAAGTCCGACTGGCTGTGCCCAAGATCCGATCTCATATTCTCCGACCTCTGGACCGCGGCATCCTGCAACCCGACACCTCTCTGGACGATGCATCGAAGAGCCCTGAGAACATCATCATGGAAGCGAAGAACGACCCCAGCCCCCGAGACCCATCACACGTTCTCGTCACGAAACGGGGTGCGTTGGTGTGGCAGGAGTGGCTGCCGAGGGCCATTATCCTGGTCACGGCCAACAAGAACTTCTGGGCCGTGGCTTGCGAGGATGGATCGATACACGTCTGGAGTcctgctggacgacgactgcTCAATCCCATAATACTCGAGTCGCAGCCTGTGATCTTTGAATGCCGCAACCACTGGTTGCTCTGCATTaccgccgtcggcctggcACACGTTTGGGATCTCAAGACACAGTCGGCGCCTAGTCCACCAGTGTCTCTCGGCCCTATCCTCGACATCGCATCGACGTCTCTAAACCAACACAGCGCTACGCAAGGCCCTGGCGTGACTTCGGCTCACCTCAACTCGACAGGTCATATTGTCGTTACGCTGAGCAACGGCGATGGTTTCTACTACGCCAGAGAAATGTATACCTGGCAGCGTTTGAGTGAAGCCTGGTGGGCCGTAGGCTCGCAGTACTGGAACTCCAACGACTCGTCCATTTCGGCACTCCAGTCGACTGCGGTCGGGCCTGCGGAGGGCAAGCTCAAAAGGGCAGACGGTGCAACTGTGTCGTCCGGCATCATTCCATTCTTGGAGCGGCATACGACCAATGAGTTTCTGCTCAAGGGCCGGGCGTACGCCCTGCAGCGCATCATCAAGACCGTCATCCAGCGGAAGGAAGCCGAGGAGCTTGAGAGCACAATCAGCATCGCGCATCTGGAGAATCGGGTCGCAGGTGCCCTACAGCTTGAGGCGAAGGAAGAGTTCCGGCTATACCTCTTCATGTACGCAAAGCGACTCGGAGCGGAAGGCACGCGCAccaaggtggaggagctgctcaacaGCTTGATGGGAGGCATCCTCCGCGATAAGACAGATGACAAGGAACTAGGGCGAGGCTGGTacagcaagggcggcgaaATATGCGGCTGGGACCGCAAAGAGTTGCTTAAGGGTGTGGTTCTGATCCTTG GCAAATTCCGAGAATTGCAGCGATTGACTTCGCAGTACGCGAGGGTCTTGGACCttgacctcgaggacggcaccGTCGATGTCGACTCCATGGACGTGGAAGCGTGA
- a CDS encoding uncharacterized protein (EggNog:ENOG503P1IP~COG:G) encodes MEATPDSVEGITSMSTSNHGRLDSRAVAETGCPFQAMASWLSGLYKGRLTPAFEIGSLAFLRSHGHQVLLDHLDKADGLYPGGPHETSTPTISATIFLPQKSVLRLRKRERRCPSPPDSTPEPDIDIDFFSLGGGSGAGAAHVASRVQQRRAKGPGKTMADLFAFWELVVQDFVRQGGMPGLRSGNTVIDERNFVLGQWN; translated from the coding sequence ATGGAAGCAACGCCTGACAGTGTTGAAGGCATCACTAGCATGTCTACGTCGAATCATGGGCGTCTAGACAGCAGAGCCGTAGCCGAGACGGGCTGTCCCTTCcaggcgatggcgtcgtggcTTTCTGGTCTGTACAAGGGTAGACTCACGCCAGCTTTTGAAATTGGATCTCTGGCCTTTTTGCGTAGTCACGGCCACCAGGTTCTGCTCGACCATCTGGACAAGGCTGACGGCTTGTATCCCGGCGGACCACATGaaacgtcgacgccgaccatCAGCGCTACGATATTTTTGCCCCAAAAGAGCGTGCTGCGCTTGCGCAAGAGAGAGCGACGATGCCCGAGTCCTCCAGATTCGACGCCCGAGCCGGACATCGACATTGACTTCTTTTCTCTAGggggcggctccggcgccggtgccgcgcacgtcgccagccgggtgcagcagcgcagAGCCAAGGGCCCAGGCAAGACTATGGCTGACTTGTTTGCTTTTTGGGAACTCGTGGTGCAGGACTTTGTCCGGCAAGGCGGCATGCCGGGTCTCCGATCAGGCAACACGGTCATTGACGAGCGCAACTTTGTCCTTGGGCAGTGGAATTAA